In Rissa tridactyla isolate bRisTri1 chromosome 2, bRisTri1.patW.cur.20221130, whole genome shotgun sequence, a single window of DNA contains:
- the LOC128906400 gene encoding RING finger protein 151-like produces MGYDIERFVGYVNEGLLCSICRDVLEDPLQAPCEHAFCTACIHGWLVHHSNCPEDRQMIDVSLLRPLYRYMKNDLNRLQLHCKNSEYGCEMVCSLESIDRHERECEYSQIPCSNAGCTVQIERRNLDGHLAVCEYRSRECPNGCGYTILSAEDTQHNCVAELRTELELLRSEMICRVEEAKHEMESRLDSQRRHMVQKESILQNEIEELKSQMSRMMSDVRSLMAAERQHRQELEQAELEKRELMELLRGLQKDCRLTTTEGSRKSTNFRPLARLESVKRKPREVTVI; encoded by the exons ATGGGTTATGATATTGAGCGTTTCGTTGGCTACGTTAATGAAGGGCTATTATGCTCCATCTGCCGTGATGTGTTAGAAGATCCATTACAGGCTCCTTGTGAACACGCTTTCTGTACTGCTTGTATACATGGATGGCTTGTTCATCACAGTAACTGCCCTGAAGACAGACAAATGATTGATGTATCTTTGCTACGACCTCTCTACAG ATATATGAAAAATGATTTAAACCGTCTTCAGCTACATTGCAAAAACAGCGAGTATGGCTGTGAAATGGTTTGTTCTCTGGAGTCTATAGACAGGCATGAAAGGGAGTGTGAATACAGTCAGATACCTTGCTCCAATGCCG GTTGTACAGTTCAGATTGAGCGACGCAACTTAGATGGTCACCTGGCAGTGTGTGAATACCGGAGCCGTGAATGCCCCAACGGTTGTGGTTACACCATTCTCAGTGCAGAAGACACACAGCATAATTGTGTAGCAGAGCTAAGAACCGAGCTAGAACTACTTCG GTCAGAAATGATCTGCAGAGTGGAGGAAGCAAAACATGAGATGGAGTCAAGGTTAGATTCACAGAGAAGGCATATGGTCCAAAAAGAGAGTATTCTGCAAAATGAAATTGAAGAACTAAAG AGTCAGATGTCACGAATGATGTCAGACGTACGCTCTCTGatggctgcagagagacagcaccGGCAAGagctggagcaggcagagctggaaaaaCGGGAATTAATGGAGCTGCTGAGGGGGCTGCAGAAGGACTGTCGATTAACTACtacagaaggaagcaggaagtCAACAAATTTCCGCCCTCTAGCACGACTTGAGAGTGTAAAACGAAAACCTAGGGAAGTTACAGTTATTTAA